From one Bordetella genomosp. 9 genomic stretch:
- the icmH gene encoding type IVB secretion system protein IcmH/DotU: MSTDSAAVVDTTFAATPLFLPRHALNPLVEAAHPLLELGMLLRHGRQPPPLPLEELRRRLALMVRNFVDACAHVPTDTVAAARYCLCTYLDEAVAATPWGGEAWSARSLLVIFHGEASGGERFFTILHELSRDPSANIDVLELLSVILALGMQGRYRLSPQGVAALGQVRQKLRGLIRNVRGAPDSALSPRWRGDSAGNRRVGLLRPLWWVMAGLFFALVSFYGWLELRLRQQAETVALAREAVRVKVPVVVPPERDTAPPAPAAAPSLPPLASFADELDRILAADVDARRLRIDHQTGRVVLTLGSDALFASGSARVPAADLPLIRRIGDALRIVPGQVLVVGHTDDQRPAPGAPSNWALSLARATQVVELLRQETDQPQRFLAQGKGSSEPVASNDTPAGQARNRRVVITLLAPGASP; this comes from the coding sequence GTGTCGACGGACAGCGCCGCCGTCGTCGACACCACCTTCGCCGCCACGCCGTTGTTCCTGCCGCGCCACGCGCTGAATCCGCTGGTCGAGGCGGCGCATCCCCTGCTCGAACTGGGCATGCTGTTGCGGCATGGCCGCCAGCCGCCGCCGCTGCCGCTGGAAGAGCTGCGCCGCCGGCTGGCGCTGATGGTGCGCAACTTCGTCGATGCCTGCGCCCACGTGCCGACGGACACCGTGGCGGCCGCCCGCTATTGCCTCTGCACCTATCTGGACGAAGCCGTCGCCGCCACGCCCTGGGGCGGCGAGGCCTGGTCCGCGCGCAGCCTGCTGGTCATCTTCCACGGGGAAGCATCGGGCGGCGAGCGCTTCTTCACCATCCTGCATGAACTGTCGCGCGATCCCTCGGCCAACATCGATGTGCTGGAGCTCTTGTCCGTGATACTGGCGCTGGGCATGCAGGGCCGCTATCGCCTGTCGCCGCAGGGCGTGGCCGCGCTGGGCCAGGTCCGCCAGAAGCTGCGCGGCCTGATCCGCAATGTGCGGGGCGCGCCGGATTCCGCCCTGTCGCCACGCTGGCGCGGCGACAGCGCGGGCAACCGCCGCGTCGGCCTGCTGCGGCCGCTGTGGTGGGTCATGGCGGGCCTGTTCTTCGCCCTGGTGTCCTTCTACGGCTGGCTGGAGCTGCGCTTGCGCCAGCAGGCCGAAACCGTCGCGCTGGCGCGCGAGGCCGTGCGGGTGAAGGTTCCCGTCGTCGTCCCGCCGGAACGCGACACCGCCCCGCCCGCGCCGGCGGCCGCCCCGTCGCTCCCGCCGCTCGCGTCGTTCGCGGACGAACTCGACCGGATCCTCGCCGCCGACGTCGATGCGCGACGGCTGCGCATCGACCACCAGACGGGTCGTGTCGTCCTGACGCTGGGTAGCGATGCCTTGTTCGCCTCCGGCAGCGCGCGCGTCCCCGCCGCCGATCTGCCCTTGATCCGCCGGATCGGCGATGCCCTGCGCATCGTGCCCGGACAGGTCCTGGTCGTCGGGCACACCGACGATCAGCGGCCCGCGCCCGGCGCGCCCTCCAACTGGGCGCTTTCCTTGGCCCGCGCCACGCAGGTGGTGGAGCTGCTGCGCCAGGAAACCGACCAGCCGCAGCGCTTCCTGGCGCAAGGGAAGGGCAGCAGCGAACCCGTGGCGTCCAACGACACGCCCGCGGGCCAGGCCCGCAACCGGCGCGTCGTCATCACCCTGCTGGCGCCGGGCGCTTCGCCATAG
- a CDS encoding type VI secretion system Vgr family protein, whose protein sequence is MASDAQGERPLRISGARLPADTLLHDVKGRERLGRPYKIKILFSCANGEPSPSFLGSNVCITVRGQRGDRFLNGIVAQFSLLELGVLTRNAELPRKAYRAIIRPTVWRLTRSSHCRFFHDQSVPDIVRVLLDERKVGFRNACTRSYPKLDHCTQYRETDFNFLNRLLQREGIYYYFEHQQDGTDTLVLVDDTQQHEAIKDYRTIPFDPVRRDRDGGAAADAVYDWRASRRVVAGLSEANAFDYLNVGRSASGGLKAKADDPAGDKDYEHQEPARWYVDDAVGKRYARVQLDTHLARAARVHGRATAVGVAAGGWFGLSGHPCTEQDGDYLVTDVKYRMNDGQRLLARKAAGGRHRALFDCRFAAIPRNSHYYPAPWAHVPNVGPQTATVVAPDGDDFATDAHGCVKVRFHWEQFNPPAAGKIMQRCWVRVAQPWAGGRWGAMFLPRKDHEVLVHFLNGDPDKPLVVGGLYNGKNKPPYVLPDAAAVSTFHTQGTGGKNAGKRNELRFNDDKLQILLYTDGNQDNYIERDSLAYVGQDSHTIVKNAHLVEAKSQHVTVNESQLTRARDVSLNASLAIVHEAGEKYVVKSELVHVKAGATLVLEATAMLSLKVGDSFVSVTPAGVQISGPMVLLNSGGAAGSGPGGSTTAPDHPRKADDGTSVKRN, encoded by the coding sequence ATGGCGAGTGACGCGCAAGGCGAACGGCCCTTGCGGATATCCGGCGCCCGGCTTCCGGCCGACACCTTGCTGCACGACGTGAAAGGCCGCGAGCGCCTGGGCCGGCCCTACAAGATCAAGATCCTGTTTTCCTGCGCGAACGGCGAGCCGTCGCCCAGTTTCCTCGGCAGCAATGTCTGCATCACCGTGCGGGGGCAGCGCGGCGACCGCTTCCTGAACGGGATCGTCGCGCAGTTCAGCCTGCTGGAGCTGGGTGTACTGACCAGGAATGCCGAACTGCCCCGGAAGGCCTACCGCGCGATCATCCGCCCGACGGTGTGGCGATTGACGCGGTCCTCGCATTGCCGTTTTTTCCATGACCAGTCGGTGCCGGATATCGTGCGGGTGCTGCTGGACGAGCGCAAGGTCGGGTTCCGCAACGCCTGCACCCGGTCCTATCCCAAGCTGGACCATTGCACGCAGTACCGCGAGACGGACTTCAACTTCCTCAACCGCCTGCTGCAGCGGGAAGGCATCTACTACTACTTCGAGCACCAGCAGGACGGTACGGACACGCTGGTCCTGGTGGACGACACGCAGCAGCATGAAGCCATCAAGGACTACCGAACGATCCCCTTCGACCCTGTCAGGCGTGATCGGGACGGCGGGGCCGCCGCCGATGCCGTCTACGACTGGCGTGCATCGCGACGCGTCGTGGCGGGATTGAGCGAGGCCAATGCCTTCGATTATCTGAACGTCGGCCGTAGCGCCTCCGGGGGCCTGAAGGCCAAGGCCGACGACCCGGCCGGAGACAAGGACTACGAGCACCAGGAGCCGGCACGCTGGTATGTCGACGACGCTGTGGGAAAGCGCTATGCCCGCGTCCAGCTCGACACGCATCTGGCACGCGCCGCGCGGGTGCATGGCCGCGCCACCGCCGTGGGCGTGGCCGCCGGCGGCTGGTTCGGCCTGTCCGGCCACCCGTGCACGGAGCAGGACGGCGATTACCTGGTCACCGACGTGAAGTACCGGATGAACGATGGACAGCGGCTCCTGGCGCGCAAGGCGGCGGGCGGCCGGCATCGCGCGCTGTTCGACTGCCGGTTCGCGGCGATCCCGCGCAACAGCCATTACTACCCGGCGCCGTGGGCGCACGTCCCCAACGTCGGTCCGCAGACCGCCACGGTCGTCGCGCCGGACGGCGACGACTTCGCCACCGACGCGCATGGTTGCGTCAAGGTGCGGTTCCATTGGGAACAATTCAATCCGCCCGCGGCCGGCAAGATCATGCAGCGCTGCTGGGTGCGCGTCGCGCAGCCCTGGGCCGGCGGCCGTTGGGGCGCCATGTTCCTGCCGCGCAAGGATCATGAAGTCCTGGTCCACTTCCTGAATGGCGATCCCGACAAGCCGCTGGTGGTGGGCGGCCTTTACAACGGCAAGAACAAGCCGCCCTATGTATTGCCCGATGCCGCCGCGGTGTCGACTTTCCATACGCAGGGCACGGGCGGCAAGAATGCCGGCAAGCGCAACGAGCTGCGCTTCAACGACGACAAGCTGCAGATCCTGCTCTACACCGACGGCAACCAGGACAACTATATCGAGCGCGACAGCCTGGCCTACGTCGGCCAGGATTCCCACACCATCGTGAAGAACGCCCATCTGGTCGAAGCGAAATCACAGCACGTCACGGTGAACGAAAGCCAGCTGACGCGCGCGCGCGACGTGTCGCTGAACGCCAGCCTGGCCATCGTCCATGAAGCCGGCGAAAAATACGTGGTCAAGAGCGAGCTCGTGCACGTCAAGGCCGGCGCGACGCTGGTCCTGGAGGCCACCGCCATGCTGTCGCTCAAGGTCGGCGACAGCTTCGTCTCGGTGACGCCTGCCGGCGTGCAGATATCGGGGCCGATGGTGCTGCTGAACTCGGGCGGCGCCGCCGGCAGCGGGCCGGGCGGCTCCACCACCGCGCCCGACCATCCCAGGAAGGCCGACGACGGCACGTCGGTGAAGCGGAACTGA
- the tssM gene encoding type VI secretion system membrane subunit TssM: MLKNPFGGLTVRRIALAVLVLLGIAFVVQQSPRVSYAGYAPFATPVARAWLTLALCLLWIFAYGVLALVRRLDRLRITWQPAPPEPAQAASDDGTLVAARDRLDALFRSTLRVLRRDGPWWRLRRHSLYRLPWYLALGSPGGGKTLLLAASRLGLGAPAPESEWRPGDPCRFWLGDRALVIETPGAHAAIWHHLLKRLRQARRLCPVNGVIVAIDVQDLLGGEQTAMARAGEIRACLREMQRCFRRAFPVYVVVTQCDRLAGFDTFFTHLDRGGAEQPWGVTFAGAAPRADDAALAAFMSEFVALVRRLQDRVVHLAATAGDDVQAGAIYGFPAQFESLAEPLYGMLGHVFARSYQAPPAWLRGVYFTSAARDGQEHPVSASPLAAAVRAHAPARPRGSTQPHGYFIAGLLRDVIFREAGLAGRAAASARRHASRYLTPAALAVTVAAIVLVLMAGFDRNRVMTRAVHADTARLAALAASVDTGGTADELPRMLALLDAAMRPALPPARSPAESILERWVGLYQGDRLKDAARTEYRTLLRQALLPFVQARAREAMMDPAQGDMPRFRALRTYLMLGDAEHFDAAAVMAWITHDARALPLTDAGRAKLLSHARALLDVPDFEASAPPDAERVARVRAELSARPLADRLYDMLQADLSEAVPEPLSVAQLEGMDTPLALHRPSGLPLSDGVPGVYTLSGYHLYPAARDKLITGSERDGWVLRRPVSAGHAERLRESLDRTYFSRYVEAWDALLNDVRVGAMPPDARDGAAEMHVLAGADSPLRRFLQAVAVQTDLAGKGSPPTPVDRHFGALHQLFQGANGAAPPIARIQASIEGVAQFLDGVDAARQHGVPAPPADAIGAMQDAAEGQPSPLRDMLQQLANDGKAVAVDDIRRRIDELWRADVAPFCHAALDNRYPVDPRSSQDMTQDDFNRLFGPAGLLASFFQANLLTYVDMSVTPWRWRPNAVRLGFSRAALQVFQDAATIRQAFFPDGGKTMAVRFQLLPLFLDSYFTRFTLALGNQALDYAHGPAVPISFAWPDSSAAQSGRIGYEPADPGGRDGHAVSGPWALFRLLDLGTLRQVRSDRYKLDFDLSGKRVSLELDAGSVINPFGLPALRRFKCLDRLLGAGPGPR, encoded by the coding sequence ATGCTCAAGAATCCCTTCGGCGGCCTGACCGTACGCCGCATCGCGCTGGCCGTGCTGGTGCTGCTGGGCATCGCTTTTGTCGTGCAGCAGTCGCCGCGCGTCTCCTATGCGGGCTATGCGCCGTTCGCGACGCCCGTTGCGCGCGCGTGGCTGACCCTGGCCTTGTGCCTGCTGTGGATATTCGCCTACGGCGTGCTCGCGCTGGTGCGGCGGCTGGATCGCCTGCGCATCACCTGGCAGCCGGCCCCGCCGGAACCCGCCCAGGCGGCCTCTGACGACGGCACACTGGTGGCGGCGCGCGACAGGCTGGATGCCCTGTTCCGTTCCACGCTGCGCGTGCTGCGCAGGGACGGCCCGTGGTGGCGCTTGCGTCGCCACAGCCTGTATCGGCTGCCGTGGTACCTGGCGCTCGGCAGCCCTGGTGGCGGCAAGACCTTGTTGCTGGCAGCCTCGCGCCTGGGCCTGGGCGCGCCGGCGCCGGAATCCGAATGGCGGCCAGGTGATCCCTGCCGTTTCTGGCTCGGCGACCGCGCCCTGGTGATCGAGACGCCCGGCGCGCACGCGGCGATCTGGCATCACCTGCTGAAACGCCTGCGCCAGGCACGCCGGCTATGCCCGGTCAACGGCGTCATCGTCGCCATCGACGTGCAGGACCTGCTCGGCGGCGAGCAGACCGCCATGGCGCGCGCCGGCGAAATCCGCGCCTGCCTGCGCGAGATGCAGCGCTGCTTCCGGCGCGCCTTCCCGGTGTACGTCGTCGTCACGCAATGCGACCGCCTGGCCGGCTTCGACACCTTCTTCACCCACCTCGACCGCGGCGGCGCAGAGCAGCCCTGGGGCGTCACGTTCGCCGGCGCGGCACCGCGCGCCGACGATGCCGCGCTGGCCGCATTCATGTCGGAGTTCGTCGCCCTGGTGCGCCGCCTGCAGGATCGCGTCGTGCATCTGGCCGCCACCGCGGGCGACGATGTACAGGCGGGCGCCATCTACGGCTTTCCCGCGCAGTTCGAATCGCTGGCCGAGCCGCTTTACGGGATGCTGGGCCATGTGTTCGCCCGCTCCTACCAGGCGCCGCCTGCGTGGCTGCGCGGCGTCTACTTCACCAGCGCCGCGCGCGATGGCCAGGAGCATCCCGTTTCGGCCAGCCCGCTGGCGGCCGCGGTGCGGGCCCATGCGCCCGCCCGTCCGCGCGGATCCACGCAGCCGCACGGCTACTTCATCGCCGGGCTGCTGCGCGACGTGATCTTCCGCGAAGCCGGCCTGGCCGGCCGCGCGGCGGCAAGCGCAAGGCGTCACGCGTCGCGTTACCTGACGCCGGCGGCATTGGCCGTGACAGTGGCCGCCATCGTGCTCGTGCTGATGGCGGGTTTCGACCGCAACCGCGTGATGACGCGCGCGGTGCATGCCGACACGGCACGCCTGGCCGCGCTGGCCGCCAGCGTGGACACCGGCGGCACGGCCGATGAGCTGCCCAGGATGCTGGCCTTGCTCGACGCGGCGATGCGACCGGCGTTGCCGCCGGCCCGCTCGCCGGCCGAATCCATCCTGGAGCGCTGGGTCGGCCTGTACCAGGGTGACAGATTGAAGGATGCGGCCCGGACCGAATACCGCACGCTGCTGCGGCAGGCCCTGCTGCCCTTCGTCCAGGCCCGCGCCCGCGAAGCGATGATGGACCCGGCGCAAGGCGACATGCCGCGGTTCCGGGCCTTGCGCACCTATCTGATGCTGGGCGATGCCGAGCACTTCGATGCCGCCGCCGTCATGGCATGGATCACGCATGACGCGCGCGCCTTGCCGCTGACCGATGCGGGACGCGCGAAACTCCTGTCCCATGCGCGCGCCTTGCTGGACGTGCCCGATTTCGAAGCCAGTGCCCCGCCCGACGCCGAACGGGTCGCGCGTGTCCGCGCCGAGCTCAGCGCGCGGCCCCTGGCCGACCGCCTGTACGACATGCTGCAGGCGGACCTGTCGGAGGCGGTGCCGGAACCCTTGTCCGTCGCCCAGCTGGAAGGCATGGACACGCCGCTGGCATTGCATCGTCCCAGCGGGCTGCCCTTGTCCGATGGCGTGCCGGGGGTGTACACGCTGTCCGGCTACCACCTATATCCCGCCGCGCGCGACAAGCTCATCACAGGCAGCGAGCGGGATGGGTGGGTGCTGCGGCGTCCGGTGTCCGCCGGCCATGCCGAGCGCTTGCGCGAGTCGCTCGATAGAACCTATTTTTCGCGCTACGTGGAAGCCTGGGATGCGCTGTTGAACGACGTGCGCGTCGGCGCCATGCCGCCCGACGCCCGCGACGGCGCTGCCGAAATGCATGTCCTGGCCGGGGCGGACAGCCCCTTGCGCCGCTTCCTGCAAGCCGTCGCGGTGCAAACCGACCTGGCCGGCAAGGGCTCGCCGCCGACCCCGGTCGACCGCCACTTCGGCGCGCTCCATCAACTGTTCCAGGGGGCGAACGGCGCCGCGCCGCCCATCGCACGGATCCAGGCCAGTATCGAAGGCGTGGCGCAGTTCCTGGATGGTGTCGATGCTGCCCGCCAGCATGGCGTACCGGCGCCGCCGGCCGACGCGATCGGCGCCATGCAGGATGCCGCGGAAGGCCAGCCGTCGCCGCTGCGCGACATGCTGCAGCAGCTGGCGAACGACGGCAAGGCGGTGGCGGTCGACGACATCCGGCGCCGCATAGACGAACTATGGCGCGCCGACGTGGCGCCGTTCTGCCATGCCGCGTTGGACAACCGCTATCCCGTCGACCCGCGTTCCAGCCAGGACATGACGCAGGACGATTTCAACCGCCTGTTCGGACCCGCGGGACTGCTCGCGAGCTTCTTCCAGGCCAACCTGCTGACCTATGTCGATATGAGCGTGACGCCCTGGCGTTGGCGGCCGAACGCCGTGCGCCTGGGTTTCTCGCGCGCCGCGCTGCAGGTGTTCCAGGACGCCGCGACCATACGCCAGGCCTTCTTTCCGGACGGCGGCAAGACCATGGCGGTGCGCTTCCAGCTGCTGCCGCTGTTCCTGGATTCCTATTTCACGCGCTTCACGCTGGCGTTGGGAAACCAGGCCCTGGATTATGCGCATGGCCCCGCCGTCCCGATCAGTTTCGCCTGGCCCGACAGCAGCGCCGCGCAGTCCGGCCGTATCGGCTATGAGCCGGCGGACCCCGGCGGGCGCGACGGCCACGCGGTCAGCGGACCATGGGCGTTGTTCAGGCTGCTCGATCTGGGCACGCTGCGGCAGGTGCGCAGCGACCGCTATAAGCTGGACTTCGATCTTTCCGGCAAACGCGTGTCGCTGGAGCTGGACGCGGGCAGCGTGATCAATCCTTTCGGCTTGCCGGCGCTGCGCCGGTTCAAGTGCCTGGACCGTCTGCTCGGTGCGGGCCCGGGGCCGCGTTGA
- a CDS encoding ABC transporter ATP-binding protein, whose product MTVGISMAGAPGADGLSVQDIRAGYGAREVLRGLSLQALPPGRVTAVLGPNGCGKSTLLRTLAGLMPMRQGAVAWAGRDLASVPPADRSALVAYMPQDLPDAVHLRVLEAVVAAARARSGRLGGRADVDAAQALLARLDIGHLAMRHLDELSGGQRQLAGLALALVQQPRVLLLDEPLSALDLRHQFEVMALLARETRERRLVTLMATHDLAVALRHAEHAILLHDGALAAEGAPADVLAPAMLADVYGVRGRVGRTDLGAPYVVIDGLNAAPGPHRADGPGT is encoded by the coding sequence ATGACGGTCGGCATATCGATGGCCGGCGCGCCGGGCGCGGACGGCCTGTCGGTCCAGGACATACGCGCCGGGTACGGCGCGCGGGAAGTCCTGCGCGGACTTTCGCTGCAGGCGCTGCCGCCCGGACGGGTCACCGCGGTGCTGGGGCCCAATGGCTGCGGTAAATCCACCCTGTTGAGAACGCTGGCGGGGCTGATGCCCATGCGCCAGGGCGCGGTCGCGTGGGCTGGCCGCGACCTGGCGTCCGTGCCGCCCGCCGACCGCTCGGCGCTGGTGGCGTACATGCCCCAGGATCTGCCGGACGCCGTACACCTGCGGGTGCTCGAGGCCGTGGTGGCGGCGGCGCGCGCGCGATCGGGACGTCTGGGCGGGCGAGCGGATGTCGACGCGGCGCAGGCGCTGCTGGCGCGGCTGGATATCGGCCACCTGGCGATGCGGCACCTGGATGAGCTGTCCGGCGGCCAGCGGCAATTGGCGGGACTGGCGCTGGCCTTGGTGCAGCAGCCTCGCGTCCTGCTGCTGGATGAGCCGCTTTCCGCGCTGGACCTGCGGCACCAGTTCGAGGTGATGGCGCTGCTGGCGCGCGAAACGCGCGAGCGGCGGCTGGTGACCCTGATGGCGACGCATGACCTGGCGGTCGCGCTGCGGCATGCCGAACATGCGATCCTGCTGCATGACGGGGCGCTGGCGGCCGAAGGCGCCCCGGCGGACGTGTTGGCCCCCGCCATGCTGGCGGACGTCTATGGCGTACGCGGGCGCGTCGGCCGCACGGACCTGGGTGCGCCTTATGTCGTCATCGACGGCCTCAACGCGGCCCCGGGCCCGCACCGAGCAGACGGTCCAGGCACTTGA
- the tssK gene encoding type VI secretion system baseplate subunit TssK translates to MYWNNKIVWSEGMLLQQQHLQQHDRYWRNYIDGRLGRGPRRWGFSRLELDEHQLALGKLALLACEGIMPDGTPFSLPVDDDLPGARDVPDGTRDVLAVLALPLARPGAPEAAADDVADDVVGNPGAAPARYRIAEYTVHDSNADADQDALLQVGRLRLRLAFDHEVAEGHAVLGVVRILERRSDGTVLLDRAYCPPVIDCRAAPRLVRLTDELVGLLGQRGAALADRLVRPTTHGAAEIAEFLLLQLVNRAEPFFSHLAAAGGLHPEHLYREMLRLAGELACFSQGDRRPPKLPPYRHDGLDSCFQPLMEYLRRALSAVIEPQAIPIPLEEGQFGMRVGRIPDVGLLRTASFVLAAGADLPADALWASLPAKLKVGPVEKIHDLVTLQLPGIALRTLPVAPRQLPFHANRCYFALDASDELWADLPVSAGIALHVAGDFPGLRLELWAIRQ, encoded by the coding sequence ATGTACTGGAACAATAAGATCGTCTGGTCGGAAGGCATGCTGCTGCAGCAGCAACATCTGCAGCAGCATGATCGCTACTGGCGCAATTACATCGACGGGCGCCTGGGTCGCGGTCCGCGGCGCTGGGGTTTTTCCAGGCTGGAGCTGGACGAGCACCAACTGGCCCTGGGCAAGCTGGCGTTGCTGGCCTGCGAGGGCATCATGCCGGACGGCACGCCCTTCAGCCTGCCGGTGGACGACGATCTGCCAGGGGCGCGCGACGTGCCCGATGGCACGCGCGACGTGCTGGCGGTGCTCGCGTTGCCGCTGGCCCGGCCCGGCGCGCCCGAGGCTGCGGCCGATGATGTGGCCGATGATGTGGTCGGTAATCCGGGGGCGGCCCCGGCCCGCTACCGCATCGCCGAATACACGGTCCATGACAGCAATGCCGACGCGGACCAGGATGCCCTGCTGCAGGTCGGACGGTTGCGCCTGCGCCTGGCGTTCGACCATGAAGTCGCGGAAGGCCATGCGGTGCTGGGCGTGGTTCGCATACTCGAACGCCGTTCCGACGGCACGGTCTTACTGGATCGCGCCTACTGCCCGCCGGTGATCGACTGCCGCGCCGCGCCGCGCCTGGTCCGGCTCACGGACGAACTGGTCGGCCTGCTGGGCCAGCGCGGCGCGGCGTTGGCCGACCGCCTGGTTCGGCCGACGACCCACGGCGCGGCCGAGATCGCCGAATTCCTGCTGCTGCAGCTGGTCAATCGCGCCGAGCCCTTTTTTTCGCACCTGGCGGCGGCGGGCGGCTTGCATCCGGAACATCTTTATCGCGAGATGCTGCGGCTGGCGGGCGAGCTGGCCTGCTTCAGCCAGGGCGACCGGCGGCCGCCCAAGCTGCCGCCCTATCGGCACGATGGCCTGGACAGCTGCTTCCAGCCGCTCATGGAATACCTGCGGCGCGCGCTGTCGGCCGTGATCGAGCCGCAGGCCATCCCCATCCCGCTGGAAGAAGGCCAGTTCGGGATGCGCGTGGGGCGCATCCCGGACGTGGGTCTGCTGCGTACCGCCAGCTTCGTGCTCGCGGCGGGCGCGGACCTGCCGGCCGATGCGCTGTGGGCCAGCCTGCCCGCCAAGCTCAAGGTCGGACCGGTGGAAAAGATCCACGACCTGGTCACGCTGCAATTGCCGGGCATCGCCTTGCGCACGCTGCCGGTCGCCCCCCGGCAGTTGCCGTTCCACGCCAACCGCTGCTATTTCGCCCTGGATGCATCCGATGAACTATGGGCGGATCTGCCGGTTTCCGCCGGCATCGCGCTGCACGTGGCGGGCGATTTCCCCGGCCTGCGCCTCGAGCTGTGGGCCATACGGCAATGA
- a CDS encoding DUF4280 domain-containing protein, which translates to MALPVVLGAELMCTFGTAPSTLIVEPESRVLVEGRPAANIEDNKPLLNITPFLMCMSLANPEVEAATTAALGVLTPMPCIPIVEAPWLPGAPTVLVGGLPALDNNSRCMCQWAGVISVVVPGCVRTMVP; encoded by the coding sequence ATGGCCCTGCCCGTCGTACTTGGCGCCGAGCTGATGTGCACGTTCGGCACCGCGCCGTCCACGCTGATCGTGGAGCCCGAGTCGCGTGTCCTCGTCGAAGGGCGGCCCGCCGCCAACATCGAGGACAACAAGCCCTTGCTCAACATCACGCCCTTCCTGATGTGCATGTCGCTGGCGAATCCGGAAGTGGAGGCGGCGACCACGGCCGCCTTGGGCGTGCTGACGCCCATGCCATGCATTCCCATCGTCGAGGCGCCCTGGCTGCCGGGCGCGCCCACCGTGCTGGTGGGCGGCTTGCCGGCGCTGGACAACAACTCGCGTTGCATGTGCCAGTGGGCCGGCGTCATCTCCGTCGTCGTGCCGGGCTGCGTGCGCACCATGGTGCCCTGA
- the tssJ gene encoding type VI secretion system lipoprotein TssJ has protein sequence MHECRRLAARLLTTSCLLACLAACGTADVVDRDIHLRLKAAPDLNPDGAGRPSPVIVRIYELAQSDDFCQANFFDLYDNDKRILGKDLLSRSVLAVRPGQRLALRPSLVPGARYLAVLVAYRDIYRARWRAVVGLPDSGDVDWVVTLAAGSVAVAERDGKNDLGSWKEGIDVLEQ, from the coding sequence ATGCATGAGTGCCGACGCCTTGCCGCGCGCCTGCTGACCACCAGTTGCCTGCTCGCATGCCTGGCGGCATGCGGCACGGCCGACGTCGTCGACCGAGACATCCATCTGCGGCTGAAGGCCGCGCCGGATCTCAACCCGGACGGCGCAGGGCGGCCTTCTCCCGTGATCGTGCGTATCTACGAGCTGGCGCAGTCCGACGATTTCTGCCAGGCGAATTTCTTCGACCTGTACGACAACGACAAGCGCATCCTGGGGAAGGATCTGCTGTCGCGTTCGGTGCTGGCGGTCCGGCCCGGCCAACGGCTCGCATTGCGTCCATCGCTCGTACCGGGCGCGCGTTACCTGGCCGTGCTCGTTGCCTACCGGGACATCTATCGCGCCCGATGGCGGGCCGTGGTCGGCCTTCCGGACAGTGGTGATGTCGATTGGGTGGTGACGCTGGCGGCGGGCAGCGTGGCCGTGGCCGAGCGCGACGGCAAGAATGATTTGGGTTCCTGGAAGGAGGGGATTGATGTACTGGAACAATAA